CCTTGAGAGCTGTCGTGGCTGTGACTTGTCCCTTTTCGACCAAGTTGGCCTTAGATATGTTCTCAACTAATCCTGCCTGAACCTGACCTCGTTCTTGCTGGAAAACAGACTCCATCACCTGCACATTTGGTCAAAAAGTCATTAGAACGTTTCTCTTCTAAAAGAGTAGCTGAGAATGCGAGACTGAGTCTGTACCTGAATGTGTTCGAGCATGGAATTGCCAAGGTTCTTCAATGTATTCATCACATTCTGGTCTGTCTCCCCTTTGCTGCTCGAAGATGAAGCTTGTTGAGAAGAATGCGACTCAGAAGAGCTAACCAAATCGCTCTTACTACTTTCAACACCATTGGATCTTGTCTCCTCGCCAGTGAGGTTGCGTCCAAACTTCCAAAACCACTGGAACTTCCCTGGAAAAGCCTTATTACGCTCCTTACTCACGGCCACAGATTTATCTAAATCTGTGGTGTTCTCTTCGTCATTAGACTGAACTAACGGAAACTCAATGCTTGGTTGAGAGGAAACGGGAAGAGGCGAATCTACTGCGCTTGTTTCTTGATCTTCAACTTTTTCATTGGCAAACAGAATCGACCTGGTGCTGCTATCTGAATCATTCTCTATGGAGTTTGAATGTCTGAGTGGACTGTTAGGATCTGAGAAGACATCAGATGAAGTCTCCTCAACTGTTGCTATGCTCTCTTCACCAGCAGATGCAAAATCCACATTTCTTTCCTCGGTTTCTTGAACTGAACCATCTTCATTGTCCAGAACATCTTCTCTACTAGCTTCCTCGGTTTCTTGAACTGAACCATCTTCATTGTTCACAACCTCTTCTCTATTAGCTTCCTCGCTATCTTCATTGTTCACAACATCTACTCTATTAGCTACTGAGCTATCTTCATTGTTCACAGCCTCTACTATATTAGCTTCCTCAGGTTCAGAAACAACCTGCTTATTAAAATCTTCCAGCAAGTTCCTTGCCACTGATGCTAAACCAGCTTTACTCTCTGTCTTGGCGCTATGTGTAGGCTCAGACTCTGCTCTGAAAAGCCGTTTCACCTTAAACCATGACGCCTTCTTCTTCGGCGGTGGCGCTGAAGGATTCTGTTTCTCTTCCTCAGCCGTAAGAACTCTCCATTTCTCCTCCCAGTAACTCTGTGGAGTAATGATCAACGGAGATTTAGGAGAAGTGGACCCCGAAGGGAAGCTGTTAGTCCTCGCCGGTATCGCAGGACTCATGCTCTGATCAAAAACGTTGTTCACAGACAAAGCTGATGCTCGCACATCCTCATCTAAAGCCAATGCTTGTAACGACTTAGCCTTCTCTATTACCTTCCTCACATCAATCTTCTCCGGGAGATTCAACAGTCTCTGGAGACAAGAAGCTGCGTTCTCAGTAGCGAGCAAGGAAGATCTTAAACACAAAATCATCGAAACCGCCATCCCGGAGATTAAAGCTCCGCGTGGAGAGTCAAAGATCATGAAGCTGTGGCTTGTTGTACTGTTATCATCCTCATCTCTTCTCGCAGTGTTATCAGCTGAGAAGATCTCATCCCACACTACCAACAGATCCTGAAGCAAAAACTCTCTTCCAAACAAAACTCTTAACCAACGGAGCCCAAAGTACTGAGGCTCAACTCCTAGCTCCACCAAATGGCTATGCAGAGACGAGTCCACAAACGATAAAAGATTGTAAAACGCAGTGCACGCCTCGAGAACCGGAGGCAAACCAGTGTGGGAACCGCTAGCTGGAGAGTAAGCGAAGAATCCAGCCATCGAGACGCAGCCATTCGATCCACTCATGAGAGCGTCGAACATGCAGTAAGCGTCATGCTCCATGAACTTATCCGACAAGACAATCCCCAGCTCTCCTTCTGCTCCGTAAGCATCGCTGAGCATCACGATGGACTTGATCTCGGGATCCAGCTCGTCTAAGCTCACTACTTTCTTGGAGCTCCCGTGGATTCCACCGACCTCGTCGTCTGCGAAATCCTCAAGAAGCTTCTTGAAATCGAAGTTGTAAGTAATGTCTCTCTCCTCGAAGGATAAGCCGTCGAACTTGTCGGTGAAATGGTCTTCGTAGGTTTTACGCACTTCGGAGAGACGCTCAACGTCAACGTGGAGTACATAGAGCAGAGGAGCCAGAAGCTCGTGCATTCCTAAAACAACAAAAGAAAACGTCAGATCATTAGTAAAGCCTAAATAAAGATTTTACATTTTTAAAGCTATGTGTAACAACCCGCCCGTGCTCTGCAGAGCATCGACCCCAACCCCAGACTCCATCCAGGTAGGTTGTTACAAGATCTCACCATTTAACAACCCACAACTTGGGGTTGTTAAAGGATGAGGTCTAGGGTTCGCGCACCAACAACCTACCTTGGGGGAGCTTAGGCTCAAAGGTGAGATTGTCACACGATGTTTATACCTTGTCGATAACCATACTCGGGATGTTTAAGGCACCACAAGAGTAAGATACGTCTTAGCATCCCTTGACAACCAGGAGCTTGAAAGTACCTCCAGTGCTCAGGATATAGCCTTGATAAGTCCTGATCCAATGTTTTCTCTAGCTCAGCGTTACGAAAGAACCTACCCCATGTACTATCTGCCCATTACAGAAACGGTTCCATATTAAGACCAAAGACGAATGTATCTACATATGATGAAACATGAAAAAAAGGATCTTGTTTTTGTTACCTGGGTTTTGAGACAAGGGATTGTCGATGGAGAGATCAGGGGAGTTTCGTAGATCTTTAGACAAATGCGGATCTATCAAGAGTCGTCTCCTTAATGACGCATATCTAATCATCATCACAGAGGGAAACGATAAAAGAAGGAACTTTAGCAAACAGACAGGATTGTGTTCATTGATGAGTAATTAAAAATTTAACCTTCTGCGAGATTCGGCGGTTGCTTTGCGAAGATCATCGATGGAAGAAGCTTGGAAGGGGAGAACGCCGAGATTCACGCGCCACCGTACGCCTCTTAGATTGGCGAAACGGTGATCAGGTTCCGGCATAGATGGCTCGATCTCCGACGGAAGCATTAGGCTACTTCTTCGTGTTTCGCACAAAATAGATGTTTATTCTTGGAGGAATATAAAGCGATTCCAATCAGATCGGAACACAATAAGATAGGAGAGAGAGAGAGAGAGAGAGAG
This sequence is a window from Brassica oleracea var. oleracea cultivar TO1000 chromosome C1, BOL, whole genome shotgun sequence. Protein-coding genes within it:
- the LOC106307633 gene encoding TBC1 domain family member 5 homolog A, whose protein sequence is MLPSEIEPSMPEPDHRFANLRGVRWRVNLGVLPFQASSIDDLRKATAESRRRYASLRRRLLIDPHLSKDLRNSPDLSIDNPLSQNPDSTWGRFFRNAELEKTLDQDLSRLYPEHWRYFQAPGCQGMLRRILLLWCLKHPEYGYRQGMHELLAPLLYVLHVDVERLSEVRKTYEDHFTDKFDGLSFEERDITYNFDFKKLLEDFADDEVGGIHGSSKKVVSLDELDPEIKSIVMLSDAYGAEGELGIVLSDKFMEHDAYCMFDALMSGSNGCVSMAGFFAYSPASGSHTGLPPVLEACTAFYNLLSFVDSSLHSHLVELGVEPQYFGLRWLRVLFGREFLLQDLLVVWDEIFSADNTARRDEDDNSTTSHSFMIFDSPRGALISGMAVSMILCLRSSLLATENAASCLQRLLNLPEKIDVRKVIEKAKSLQALALDEDVRASALSVNNVFDQSMSPAIPARTNSFPSGSTSPKSPLIITPQSYWEEKWRVLTAEEEKQNPSAPPPKKKASWFKVKRLFRAESEPTHSAKTESKAGLASVARNLLEDFNKQVVSEPEEANIVEAVNNEDSSVANRVDVVNNEDSEEANREEVVNNEDGSVQETEEASREDVLDNEDGSVQETEERNVDFASAGEESIATVEETSSDVFSDPNSPLRHSNSIENDSDSSTRSILFANEKVEDQETSAVDSPLPVSSQPSIEFPLVQSNDEENTTDLDKSVAVSKERNKAFPGKFQWFWKFGRNLTGEETRSNGVESSKSDLVSSSESHSSQQASSSSSKGETDQNVMNTLKNLGNSMLEHIQVMESVFQQERGQVQAGLVENISKANLVEKGQVTATTALKELRKISNLLLEM